A window of the Streptomyces sp. Ag109_O5-10 genome harbors these coding sequences:
- the rfbC gene encoding dTDP-4-dehydrorhamnose 3,5-epimerase yields MKATEVPEIAGAFLFEPTPYADERGFFCRTFDAEVVRSVGLDPDAFVQDSVSRSVRGVLRGLHLRSGAGEAKLVRCSYGQIFDVVVDLRPDSPTYLNRAFFELSGETQKTVYIPAGCAHGFQALTEFTDTSYRIDRQHDPSEDVTIAFDDPELAIPWPLPVTSMSQRDREAPSLAEVLKHRER; encoded by the coding sequence ATGAAAGCGACCGAAGTCCCGGAGATCGCCGGCGCGTTCCTCTTCGAGCCCACCCCGTACGCCGACGAACGCGGCTTCTTCTGCCGCACCTTCGACGCCGAGGTGGTCCGCTCGGTGGGCCTGGACCCGGACGCCTTCGTCCAGGACAGCGTGTCCCGCTCGGTCCGCGGCGTGCTGCGCGGCCTGCACCTGCGCTCCGGCGCCGGCGAGGCCAAACTGGTGCGGTGCTCGTACGGGCAGATCTTCGACGTCGTCGTGGACCTGCGGCCGGACTCGCCGACCTACCTGAACCGGGCCTTCTTCGAGCTGTCCGGCGAGACGCAGAAGACCGTGTACATCCCGGCGGGATGCGCGCACGGCTTCCAGGCTCTTACCGAATTCACGGATACCTCTTACCGTATTGACCGTCAGCACGATCCGTCCGAAGACGTGACGATCGCCTTCGACGACCCGGAGCTCGCCATTCCCTGGCCGCTGCCGGTCACGTCGATGTCCCAGCGGGACCGGGAGGCGCCGAGCCTCGCCGAGGTCCTGAAGCACCGAGAAAGATGA
- a CDS encoding polysaccharide pyruvyl transferase family protein, translating into MRSADGTPVRVGVFGLLGSGNLGNDGSLEAVLGYLRAEHPDAVVDALCGGPEAVTARFGIPATRLHWNRAEYRTASRANAIASKGLGKLVDVFRTAAWVRRHDVVIVPGMGVLEATLPLRPWGFPYSLFLLCASGRLVGTRVALVSVGAAEIRNRPTRALVRWSARLAAYRSYRDGQSRDAMRAMGVDTSRDEVYPDLAFSLPAPRAGTPTGTPGPVCLGVMDFHGGNDDRARAEEIHRRYLDGTIGFVRTLVDEGRPVRLLTGDQCDLSVVAAVLDAVGSPLVTAAEPASLADLMNEMTAADTVVAVRYHNLICALKTGTPVLALCYAAKSEALMERMGLGAYCHPAREVDADRLLEQFRDLEKHTAELRQTLAERNRVAARQLAQQFTALTTTLFPANDHAHPPRKAS; encoded by the coding sequence ATGAGGTCCGCGGACGGAACCCCGGTGCGCGTCGGGGTGTTCGGCCTGCTCGGCTCCGGCAACCTCGGCAACGACGGCTCGCTCGAAGCCGTCCTCGGCTACCTCCGCGCCGAACACCCGGACGCGGTCGTGGACGCGCTGTGCGGCGGACCCGAGGCCGTGACGGCCCGGTTCGGGATCCCTGCCACGCGCCTGCACTGGAACCGCGCGGAGTACCGGACCGCGTCCCGTGCGAACGCGATCGCCTCGAAGGGGCTCGGCAAGCTCGTGGACGTCTTCCGCACCGCCGCCTGGGTGCGCCGGCACGACGTGGTGATCGTGCCGGGCATGGGCGTCCTGGAGGCCACCCTGCCGCTGCGGCCCTGGGGCTTCCCGTACTCCCTGTTCCTGCTCTGCGCGAGCGGCCGGCTGGTCGGCACCCGGGTGGCGCTGGTCAGCGTCGGCGCCGCCGAGATCCGCAACCGGCCCACCCGGGCCCTGGTGCGCTGGTCGGCGCGGCTGGCCGCGTACCGGTCCTACCGGGACGGTCAGTCCCGGGACGCGATGCGGGCGATGGGCGTGGACACCAGCCGCGACGAGGTCTACCCCGACCTCGCGTTCTCCCTCCCGGCACCACGGGCGGGCACGCCCACCGGCACGCCGGGTCCCGTCTGCCTCGGCGTCATGGACTTCCACGGCGGCAACGACGACCGCGCCCGGGCCGAGGAGATCCACCGGCGCTATCTCGACGGGACGATCGGGTTCGTCCGCACGCTGGTCGACGAGGGCAGGCCCGTCCGGCTCCTCACCGGCGACCAGTGCGATCTGTCGGTGGTCGCCGCCGTCCTCGACGCGGTCGGCTCACCGCTGGTCACCGCCGCCGAACCGGCCTCCCTGGCCGACCTGATGAACGAGATGACGGCCGCCGACACCGTGGTGGCGGTCCGCTACCACAACCTGATCTGCGCGCTGAAGACCGGAACGCCCGTGCTCGCCCTCTGCTACGCGGCGAAGAGCGAAGCGCTCATGGAACGGATGGGCCTGGGCGCGTACTGTCACCCGGCCCGGGAGGTCGACGCCGACCGGCTCCTCGAACAGTTCCGGGACCTGGAGAAGCACACGGCGGAGCTACGGCAGACCCTCGCCGAGCGGAACCGGGTCGCCGCACGGCAACTCGCCCAGCAGTTCACCGCCTTGACCACGACCCTGTTCCCGGCGAACGACCACGCCCACCCCCCACGGAAGGCTTCATGA
- a CDS encoding glycosyltransferase family 2 protein: protein MTDRPRLSIGLPVYNGEEYLAESFDALLGQTYEDFELVVSDNASTDGTEDICRKYAAQDSRIQYHRLPRNIGATPNHNHVFAESRGELFKWASHDDLYGRDLLQRCVQALDERPDVILAHTDQAVIDGDGQVTVPYEYTLATGSPHAPERFRSLLFEPGGDDFYGVIRADVLRRVKPMDSYHHADRTFVAEITLHGRFHQVPELLYFRRDHPTRAERANPSKRSRCVNLDPRRAGLLHPTPRLLAEYVWGFASAVRRAPLSPADRRECYRHLAAWMTSRVRPNAGERVEDRAPVDPAQLTVSVDALVAGREGRRQA, encoded by the coding sequence ATGACCGACCGACCCAGGCTGAGCATCGGCCTGCCCGTGTACAACGGCGAGGAGTACCTGGCCGAGTCGTTCGACGCCCTGCTCGGCCAGACCTACGAGGACTTCGAACTGGTCGTCTCCGACAACGCCTCGACCGACGGGACCGAGGACATCTGCCGCAAGTACGCCGCGCAGGACTCCCGCATCCAGTACCACCGGCTGCCCCGCAACATCGGCGCCACCCCGAACCACAACCACGTGTTCGCCGAGTCCCGCGGCGAACTGTTCAAGTGGGCCTCGCACGACGACCTCTACGGCCGCGACCTGCTGCAACGCTGCGTCCAGGCGCTGGACGAGCGTCCCGACGTGATCCTCGCCCACACCGACCAGGCCGTCATCGACGGCGACGGCCAGGTGACCGTCCCCTACGAGTACACCCTCGCCACCGGCTCGCCGCACGCCCCGGAGCGCTTCCGCAGCCTGCTGTTCGAGCCGGGCGGCGACGACTTCTACGGGGTGATCCGCGCCGACGTGCTGCGCCGGGTGAAGCCGATGGACAGCTACCACCACGCGGACCGCACGTTCGTCGCCGAGATCACCCTGCACGGGCGCTTCCACCAGGTGCCGGAACTGCTGTACTTCCGCCGCGACCACCCCACCCGCGCCGAGCGGGCGAACCCGTCCAAGCGCTCCCGGTGCGTCAACCTGGACCCGCGCCGGGCGGGTCTGCTGCACCCGACGCCGCGGCTGCTCGCCGAGTACGTCTGGGGTTTCGCCTCGGCGGTCCGGCGGGCGCCGCTGTCGCCGGCCGACCGGCGGGAGTGCTACCGCCACCTGGCCGCCTGGATGACCAGCCGGGTCCGGCCGAACGCCGGCGAACGGGTCGAGGACCGCGCCCCGGTCGACCCGGCCCAGCTCACGGTCTCCGTCGACGCCCTCGTCGCCGGCCGCGAGGGGAGGAGGCAGGCATGA
- a CDS encoding DUF4910 domain-containing protein: MAPVTDVSEEMYALVERMYPLCRSITGDGVRATLDIVGEYIPLQVHEVPTGTQVLDWTVPQEWNIRDAYIADGSGRRVVDFAASSLHVLGYSVPVSATMPLAELRPHLHTLPEHPSWVPYRTSYYKPDWGFCLAQETLDALPDGDYEVRIDSTIADGHLTYAEYVVPGQVPDEVIVSCHVCHPSLANDNLAGIAVATYLARALAEQPTHYTYRFLFAPGTIGAITWLARNAERVDRVKHGLVLACAGDPGQLTYKQSRRGDAEIDRVLQHVLTASERPHRVTEFTPYGYDERQFCSPGFNLGVGSLTRTPYAGYPEYHTSADNLDFVSPAAMADTLAVCREAFAVLDRNRRYVNLSPYGEPQLGRRGLYDALGGRSDTKQAQMAMLWVLSLSDGEHSLLDVAERSGLPFDTVAAAADALRGADLVKE, from the coding sequence GTGGCGCCGGTGACCGACGTGAGCGAGGAGATGTACGCCCTGGTGGAGCGGATGTACCCGCTCTGCCGGAGCATCACCGGCGACGGTGTGCGCGCCACCCTGGACATCGTCGGGGAGTACATCCCGCTGCAGGTGCACGAGGTGCCGACCGGGACGCAGGTGCTCGACTGGACGGTGCCGCAGGAGTGGAACATCCGCGACGCCTACATCGCCGACGGCAGCGGCCGGCGGGTCGTCGACTTCGCCGCGTCCAGCCTGCACGTGCTCGGCTACAGCGTCCCGGTGTCGGCGACCATGCCCCTCGCCGAGCTGCGCCCGCACCTGCACACGCTGCCCGAGCACCCGTCGTGGGTGCCGTACCGCACCAGCTACTACAAGCCGGACTGGGGCTTCTGCCTGGCCCAGGAGACCCTGGACGCCCTGCCCGACGGCGACTACGAGGTCCGCATCGACTCCACGATCGCCGACGGCCACCTCACCTACGCCGAGTACGTGGTCCCCGGACAGGTACCCGACGAGGTCATCGTCTCCTGCCACGTCTGCCACCCGTCGCTGGCCAACGACAACCTGGCCGGCATCGCCGTGGCGACGTACCTGGCCCGCGCCCTCGCCGAGCAACCGACCCACTACACCTACCGGTTCCTGTTCGCGCCGGGCACCATCGGCGCGATCACCTGGCTGGCGCGCAACGCGGAGCGGGTCGACCGGGTCAAGCACGGCCTCGTGCTCGCCTGCGCCGGGGACCCGGGGCAGCTGACGTACAAGCAGAGCAGGCGCGGCGACGCGGAGATCGACCGGGTGCTCCAGCACGTCCTGACCGCGTCGGAACGCCCGCACCGCGTCACCGAGTTCACCCCTTACGGCTACGACGAGCGGCAGTTCTGCTCGCCCGGGTTCAACCTGGGCGTGGGATCGCTCACCCGGACCCCGTACGCCGGCTACCCCGAGTACCACACCTCGGCGGACAACCTGGACTTCGTCTCCCCGGCGGCGATGGCGGACACCCTCGCCGTCTGCCGCGAGGCGTTCGCCGTCCTCGACCGCAACCGGCGGTACGTGAACCTCAGCCCCTACGGCGAACCGCAGCTGGGCCGGCGCGGGCTGTACGACGCGCTCGGCGGCCGCAGCGACACCAAGCAGGCCCAGATGGCCATGCTCTGGGTGCTCAGCCTCTCCGACGGCGAGCACAGTCTGCTGGACGTCGCCGAGCGGTCCGGGCTGCCGTTCGACACCGTGGCCGCAGCAGCGGACGCCTTGCGCGGCGCCGACCTGGTCAAGGAATGA
- a CDS encoding NAD(P)-dependent oxidoreductase produces MRVLLTGHQGYLGTVMAPVLKAAGHDVVGLDSGLFADCVLGPRPEDPPGHRVDLRDVTAEHVAGVDAVIHLAALSNDPLGSLAPELTYDINHHASVHLARLAREAGVRRFLYASTCSVYGAAGGDDLVTEDAPLRPVTPYAESKVRVEDDLHALADDDFTPVFMRNATAFGFSPRLRADIVLNNLVGHALLSGEVLVLSDGTPWRPLVHAADIARAFTAALTAPREAVHDRAFNIGSEVNNVTVAEIADQVAEAVTGSKVVITGETGADPRSYRVDFSRFRAAIPGFDCEWTVKRGALELADAYRKFDLTREDFEQRHTRLAVLRAASDAGTVDDTLRWRR; encoded by the coding sequence TTGCGCGTACTACTGACCGGACACCAGGGCTACCTGGGCACCGTGATGGCCCCGGTCCTCAAGGCCGCCGGGCACGACGTCGTCGGCCTCGACTCCGGCCTGTTCGCCGACTGCGTCCTCGGCCCGCGGCCCGAGGACCCGCCGGGGCACCGGGTGGACCTGCGCGACGTCACCGCCGAGCACGTGGCCGGGGTGGACGCCGTCATCCACCTGGCCGCGCTCTCCAACGACCCGCTCGGCTCCCTGGCACCGGAACTCACCTACGACATCAACCACCACGCGTCCGTGCACCTGGCCCGGCTGGCCCGCGAGGCCGGGGTGCGGCGCTTCCTGTACGCGTCGACGTGCTCGGTCTACGGCGCCGCCGGCGGCGACGACCTGGTGACCGAGGACGCCCCGCTGCGCCCGGTGACGCCGTACGCGGAGTCGAAGGTGCGGGTGGAGGACGACCTGCACGCACTGGCCGACGACGACTTCACCCCGGTGTTCATGCGCAACGCCACCGCCTTCGGCTTCTCGCCCCGGCTGCGGGCCGACATCGTGCTCAACAACCTGGTCGGGCACGCCCTGTTGTCCGGCGAGGTCCTGGTGCTCTCCGACGGCACCCCCTGGCGCCCACTGGTGCACGCCGCAGACATCGCGCGGGCCTTCACGGCCGCGCTCACCGCACCCCGCGAGGCGGTGCACGACCGGGCGTTCAACATCGGCAGCGAGGTCAACAACGTCACGGTCGCCGAGATCGCCGATCAGGTCGCCGAGGCGGTCACCGGCTCCAAGGTGGTGATCACCGGGGAGACGGGTGCCGACCCGCGGTCGTACCGGGTGGACTTCTCCCGGTTCCGCGCCGCGATCCCCGGCTTCGACTGCGAGTGGACGGTGAAGCGGGGCGCACTGGAACTCGCCGACGCCTACCGGAAGTTCGACCTCACCCGGGAGGACTTCGAGCAGCGCCACACCCGGCTCGCCGTACTGCGCGCGGCGTCCGACGCCGGCACCGTCGACGACACCCTCAGGTGGCGCCGGTGA
- a CDS encoding PIG-L deacetylase family protein, translating into MIRLGAGPLDRIVAVGAHCDDIAIGAGGTLLTLCRARPGVRVDALVLTGGGSEREQEEQAALAAFCPGADLRLTVHKLPDGRFPAHWEEAKSAVEELRGQTDPDLVLAPRTDDAHQDHRGLARLMTTAFRDHLVLGYEIVKWDGDLGRPAAYQPLAPETAEEKVRLLQEHYPSQRHRPWYDREAFLGLARIRGIECHARYAEAFAVTKLTLNLGG; encoded by the coding sequence GTGATCCGGCTCGGGGCCGGCCCCCTGGACCGGATCGTCGCGGTGGGCGCGCACTGCGACGACATCGCCATCGGCGCCGGCGGCACACTGCTGACGCTGTGCCGGGCGAGGCCGGGCGTCCGGGTCGACGCGCTGGTCCTCACCGGCGGCGGCAGCGAGCGCGAGCAGGAGGAGCAGGCCGCGCTCGCCGCCTTCTGCCCGGGCGCCGACCTGCGGCTGACCGTGCACAAGCTGCCCGACGGCCGCTTCCCCGCGCACTGGGAGGAGGCCAAGTCCGCGGTCGAGGAACTGCGCGGGCAGACCGACCCGGACCTGGTGCTCGCGCCGCGCACCGACGACGCCCACCAGGACCACCGCGGCCTGGCCAGGCTGATGACGACCGCGTTCCGCGACCACCTCGTGCTCGGCTACGAGATCGTCAAGTGGGACGGCGACCTCGGCCGGCCGGCGGCCTACCAGCCGCTGGCGCCCGAGACCGCCGAGGAGAAGGTGCGGCTGCTGCAGGAGCACTACCCCTCGCAGCGGCACCGGCCCTGGTACGACCGGGAGGCCTTCCTCGGCCTCGCCCGGATCCGCGGCATCGAATGCCACGCGCGCTACGCCGAGGCGTTCGCCGTCACCAAACTCACGCTCAACCTGGGGGGTTGA
- a CDS encoding sugar phosphate nucleotidyltransferase, with amino-acid sequence MKVVLFCGGYGMRMRNGTSDDVPKPMAMVGPRPLIWHVMRYYAYFGHKEFILCLGYGAHHIKNFFLNYEETTSNDFVLRGGKTELLSTDIADWTITFAQTGIESPIGERLRRVRHHLDGDEMFLANYADVLTDAPLPEMIDKFAARDAGASMMVVPPQSSFHCVELGEDGLVGGITAVSELPLWENGGYFVLRQEVFDHIPENGDLVADGCSQLAKQGRLVAHQHRGFWKPTDTVKERAALDAAYARGDRPWAVWERDTAGVGA; translated from the coding sequence ATGAAGGTCGTCCTGTTCTGCGGCGGTTACGGGATGCGGATGCGCAACGGCACCTCCGACGACGTGCCCAAACCGATGGCGATGGTCGGCCCGAGACCGCTGATCTGGCACGTCATGCGCTACTACGCGTACTTCGGGCACAAGGAGTTCATCCTGTGCCTCGGGTACGGGGCCCACCACATCAAGAACTTCTTCCTCAACTACGAGGAGACCACGTCCAACGACTTCGTCCTGCGCGGCGGGAAGACCGAGCTGCTCTCCACCGACATCGCCGACTGGACGATCACGTTCGCGCAGACGGGCATCGAGTCGCCCATCGGGGAGCGGCTGCGCCGGGTACGGCACCACCTGGACGGCGACGAGATGTTCCTCGCCAACTACGCGGACGTGCTCACCGACGCCCCGCTGCCGGAGATGATCGACAAGTTCGCCGCGCGCGACGCCGGGGCGTCGATGATGGTGGTGCCGCCGCAGTCGTCGTTCCACTGCGTGGAGCTCGGCGAGGACGGCCTGGTGGGCGGCATCACCGCGGTGAGCGAACTGCCGCTGTGGGAGAACGGCGGCTACTTCGTGCTCCGCCAGGAGGTCTTCGACCACATACCGGAGAACGGGGACCTGGTCGCCGACGGCTGCTCCCAACTGGCCAAGCAGGGACGGCTGGTGGCCCACCAGCACCGCGGCTTCTGGAAGCCGACCGACACCGTGAAGGAACGGGCCGCGCTGGACGCCGCCTACGCCCGGGGCGACCGGCCGTGGGCCGTGTGGGAGCGGGACACCGCCGGGGTCGGAGCGTGA
- a CDS encoding class I SAM-dependent methyltransferase gives MTRCRLCGSEAMASVVDLGATPPCESFLAADQLDDPEPAYPLHLRVCTDCWLAQIPPLITPEETFKEYAYFSSYSTSWVEHARTFVAGAAERLALGPGAFVVEVASNDGYLLKHVVDRGIRCLGIEPSVNVGAAAREAGVPTLTEFLSPETGAAVRAEHGPADLVVANNVYAHIPDVVGFTQGLRALVADDGWVSVEVQHLLTLIEENQYDTIYHEHFQYYTVASAIRALASGGLALVDVELLPTHGGSIRLWARPAEAAGEPTRRVADVLAREKAAGLQELSGYAEFSARVAKVRRDLLRFLIDAAERGETVVGYGAPGKGNTLLNHCGIRPDLLAYTVDRNPYKHGRFTPGTRIPILAPEQIAADKPDYVLVLPWNLRAELAEQLSFVHEWGGRLVFPIPELSIVEAAKEVTA, from the coding sequence ATGACACGATGCCGACTCTGCGGCTCGGAAGCGATGGCGAGCGTCGTCGACCTGGGGGCGACGCCGCCGTGCGAGAGCTTCCTCGCCGCGGACCAACTGGACGATCCGGAGCCCGCGTACCCGCTGCACCTGCGGGTCTGCACCGACTGCTGGCTCGCGCAGATCCCGCCGCTGATCACGCCGGAGGAGACGTTCAAGGAGTACGCCTACTTCTCGTCGTACTCGACGTCCTGGGTGGAGCACGCGCGCACCTTCGTCGCCGGCGCCGCGGAGCGGCTGGCGCTCGGTCCCGGCGCCTTCGTGGTCGAGGTGGCGAGCAACGACGGGTACCTGCTCAAGCACGTGGTGGACCGGGGGATCCGCTGCCTCGGCATCGAGCCGTCGGTGAACGTCGGCGCCGCGGCACGCGAGGCGGGCGTGCCCACGCTGACCGAGTTCCTCTCCCCGGAGACCGGCGCCGCCGTCCGCGCCGAGCACGGTCCGGCGGACCTGGTCGTGGCCAACAACGTGTACGCGCACATCCCCGACGTGGTCGGCTTCACCCAGGGGCTGCGCGCCCTGGTCGCGGACGACGGCTGGGTCTCCGTCGAGGTGCAGCACCTGCTGACCCTGATCGAGGAGAACCAGTACGACACCATCTACCACGAGCACTTCCAGTACTACACCGTGGCTTCGGCCATCCGAGCCCTGGCCAGCGGCGGACTCGCCCTCGTGGACGTCGAGTTGCTGCCCACGCACGGCGGTTCCATCCGGCTGTGGGCCCGCCCCGCCGAGGCGGCCGGCGAGCCGACGCGGCGGGTGGCCGACGTCCTGGCCCGGGAGAAGGCCGCCGGGCTCCAGGAGCTGTCCGGGTACGCCGAGTTCTCCGCCCGGGTGGCCAAGGTGCGCCGGGACCTGCTGCGGTTCCTCATCGACGCGGCCGAGCGCGGCGAGACGGTCGTCGGCTACGGCGCCCCGGGCAAGGGCAACACCCTGCTCAACCACTGCGGCATCCGCCCCGACCTGCTCGCCTACACCGTCGACCGCAACCCCTACAAGCACGGCAGGTTCACCCCGGGCACCCGCATCCCGATCCTGGCGCCCGAGCAGATCGCCGCCGACAAGCCGGACTACGTCCTCGTCCTCCCGTGGAACCTGCGGGCCGAACTCGCCGAGCAGCTGTCCTTCGTCCACGAGTGGGGCGGCCGGCTCGTCTTTCCCATCCCGGAACTGAGCATCGTCGAGGCCGCGAAAGAGGTCACAGCATGA
- a CDS encoding glycosyltransferase: MHVLVVHNRYGSAQPSGENKVVDQEVELLRAAGHRVGVFERRSDDIAARSLLGKVAVPLLVPWNPGVRSELAARLRDERPDVVHVHNVFPLLSPAVLAACADAGVPAVATLHNYTQVCPPGTLQRDGRPCAECVGTAPVPAVRHGCYRDSRLATVPLAVSLSVNRRRWWTGVERFLCISAAQRDVLVRSGMPAERLTVKHNFVPDPGSCREGEGEHLLYLGRLAEAKGVRLLMAAWDEIAAGGGVGVPLVIAGTGPLEREVTAWAAGRDDVRYAGLLDTAECRKAIARSVAVVAPSTWLEAFGLVVVEAMAAGVPTVAAGHGAFVELVDDGVTGLLHRPGDAGSLASRIRRIAADPDRNRELGRAARRRYEQGFSPAVGLERLLEEYRTAIAGRSAQARGGESRASRGDGDST; encoded by the coding sequence ATGCACGTCCTCGTGGTGCACAACCGCTACGGCTCCGCACAGCCGAGCGGGGAGAACAAGGTCGTCGACCAGGAGGTGGAGCTGCTGCGCGCGGCCGGCCACCGGGTCGGGGTGTTCGAGCGGCGCAGCGACGACATCGCCGCCCGGTCCCTCCTCGGGAAGGTCGCGGTGCCGCTCCTGGTGCCGTGGAACCCGGGGGTGCGTTCGGAACTCGCCGCCCGGCTGCGCGACGAACGGCCGGACGTGGTGCACGTCCACAACGTCTTCCCGCTCCTGTCGCCCGCGGTCCTAGCCGCGTGCGCCGACGCCGGGGTGCCCGCCGTCGCCACGCTGCACAACTACACCCAGGTCTGCCCGCCCGGCACACTCCAGCGGGACGGCCGGCCGTGCGCCGAGTGCGTCGGCACCGCACCCGTGCCCGCCGTCCGGCACGGCTGCTACCGCGACTCCCGGCTAGCGACGGTGCCGCTGGCGGTCAGCCTGTCGGTCAACCGGCGCCGGTGGTGGACCGGTGTGGAGCGGTTCCTCTGCATCTCCGCGGCCCAGCGCGACGTCCTGGTGCGCTCCGGCATGCCGGCCGAGCGCCTGACGGTGAAGCACAACTTCGTGCCAGACCCCGGTAGTTGCCGCGAAGGCGAGGGAGAGCACCTGCTCTACCTCGGCCGGCTCGCGGAGGCCAAGGGCGTACGGCTGCTGATGGCCGCGTGGGACGAGATCGCGGCCGGCGGCGGGGTGGGCGTACCCCTCGTGATCGCCGGCACGGGGCCGCTGGAGCGAGAGGTGACCGCCTGGGCGGCGGGCCGGGACGACGTCCGCTACGCCGGCCTGCTGGACACGGCGGAGTGCCGCAAGGCAATCGCGCGGTCGGTCGCCGTGGTGGCTCCCTCGACGTGGCTGGAGGCGTTCGGCCTGGTGGTCGTGGAGGCGATGGCGGCCGGGGTGCCGACGGTCGCCGCCGGCCACGGCGCCTTCGTCGAACTCGTCGACGACGGGGTCACCGGGCTGCTGCACCGGCCCGGCGACGCGGGCTCGCTCGCGTCCCGCATACGCCGGATCGCGGCCGACCCGGACCGCAACCGGGAGCTGGGCCGGGCGGCCCGGCGCCGCTACGAGCAGGGATTCAGCCCGGCCGTCGGCCTGGAGCGCCTGCTGGAGGAGTACCGCACCGCGATCGCGGGGCGGTCGGCACAGGCTCGCGGCGGGGAGTCCCGCGCGAGCAGGGGGGATGGGGACAGCACATGA
- a CDS encoding right-handed parallel beta-helix repeat-containing protein — protein sequence MVIKRRHWAPTVAPLALALALLLTATGCDSTSGAGTAEPTAAPSTATSAARAVARVCANPAAGPAKAPAGAVTVDPAVVGDLTAKTRNSPPHTTFWLRPGRHRLDPDRYAQVIPKTGDRYLGAPGAVLDGGKKNQYAFAGTARDVTIRYLTVQHFVAPQNEGVVNHDSADGWVIEHATIQDNSGAGLMAGARQQVRASCLRDNGQYGMNAYKGGGGIRGLVVEDNEIVGNNTDDWERRQQGCGCTGGIKFWAVDRADIRGNWVHGNHGAGLWADTDNNDFLIEDNVLDANDGAALIYETSYNAVIRNNTIRRNNWADGRRYADRGDNFPYAAVYLSESGGEPRVRARTAKIDIYRNVLEDNWSGITLWENADRFCNSPANTSSGDCTLLVKNTHRCTQPAIDKAPLYADCRWKTQRVDIHGNRFVLDKSVVQCTDMCDRMAVLSNYGTYPDWSPYKGEKVAEAITLKQDNHWHDNVYLGPWQFVVHDPSRVLDFDEWQGTDYRQDADSTLDAGAGG from the coding sequence GTGGTGATCAAGAGGCGGCACTGGGCGCCGACGGTGGCACCGCTGGCGCTGGCGCTGGCCCTGCTGCTGACGGCGACCGGCTGCGACAGCACGTCGGGCGCCGGGACGGCGGAGCCGACCGCCGCGCCGTCCACGGCCACGTCCGCGGCCCGCGCCGTGGCCCGGGTGTGCGCCAACCCCGCGGCCGGCCCGGCGAAGGCGCCGGCGGGCGCGGTCACGGTCGACCCCGCGGTCGTCGGGGACCTGACGGCGAAGACGAGGAACAGCCCGCCGCACACCACTTTCTGGCTCCGGCCGGGCAGGCACCGGCTCGACCCGGACCGCTACGCCCAGGTGATCCCCAAGACCGGGGACCGCTACCTCGGTGCGCCGGGCGCGGTGCTCGACGGCGGGAAGAAGAACCAGTACGCGTTCGCGGGCACCGCCCGCGACGTCACCATCCGCTACCTGACCGTGCAGCACTTCGTCGCGCCGCAGAACGAGGGCGTGGTCAACCACGACTCGGCCGACGGCTGGGTGATCGAGCACGCGACGATCCAGGACAACTCCGGGGCGGGGCTGATGGCCGGGGCCCGCCAGCAGGTCCGCGCCAGCTGCCTGCGCGACAACGGGCAGTACGGAATGAACGCGTACAAGGGCGGCGGCGGGATCCGCGGCCTGGTGGTCGAGGACAACGAGATCGTGGGCAACAACACCGACGACTGGGAACGGCGGCAGCAGGGCTGCGGCTGCACCGGAGGCATCAAGTTCTGGGCCGTCGACCGCGCGGACATCCGCGGCAACTGGGTGCACGGCAACCACGGGGCCGGGCTGTGGGCCGACACCGACAACAACGACTTCCTCATCGAGGACAACGTGCTCGACGCGAACGACGGTGCCGCGCTGATCTACGAGACCAGCTACAACGCGGTCATCAGGAACAACACGATCCGGCGGAACAACTGGGCCGACGGCCGCAGGTACGCCGACCGCGGGGACAACTTCCCCTACGCGGCCGTCTACCTGTCCGAGTCCGGCGGCGAACCACGGGTCCGGGCCCGCACCGCCAAGATCGACATCTACCGGAACGTGCTGGAGGACAACTGGTCCGGGATCACCCTGTGGGAGAACGCCGACCGGTTCTGCAACAGCCCGGCCAACACCTCGTCCGGTGACTGCACGCTGCTGGTGAAGAACACCCACCGCTGCACGCAGCCGGCCATCGACAAGGCGCCGCTCTACGCCGACTGCCGCTGGAAGACCCAGCGGGTGGACATCCACGGCAACCGTTTCGTGCTCGACAAGTCCGTGGTCCAGTGCACCGATATGTGCGACCGCATGGCGGTGCTGTCCAACTACGGAACCTATCCGGACTGGTCGCCCTACAAGGGCGAGAAGGTGGCCGAGGCGATCACTCTCAAACAGGACAACCACTGGCACGACAACGTCTACCTCGGACCGTGGCAGTTCGTCGTCCACGACCCGAGCCGGGTGCTCGACTTCGACGAGTGGCAGGGCACGGACTACCGGCAGGACGCGGACAGCACCCTCGACGCAGGGGCCGGTGGCTGA